Proteins found in one Muntiacus reevesi chromosome 2, mMunRee1.1, whole genome shotgun sequence genomic segment:
- the LOC136161835 gene encoding zinc finger protein 154-like isoform X5: MFSGLWFLESFCCLVPSLGSGSLGETPRPGLYEGTFVSDSHHKQVSVTFEDVAVYFSWEEWGLLDDAQRCLYHSVMLENLSLVISLGCWHGVEDEEAPSEQNISIHGLSQVRIPKAGMFSQKAHFCELCDLDLGDILHLTEHQKQKLYDIGAWEKHLYFSVKHQHRKQHIGEKYLKSKMGKASFMNNCRFFVLEKSLSCGESTQTRDKSNRRTECGAAFHRGKTRYSPGECTEDFSCRHILSQHQRVPTREKCYTCSECGKSFSKSYSLNDHWRVHTGEKPYECGECGKSFRQSSSLIQHRRVHTGARPHECDECGKLFSNKSNLIKHRRIHTGERPYECSECGKSFSESSALLQHRSVHTGERPYECSECGKFFTYHSSLIKHQRVHSGSRPYECNECGKSFTQNSSLIEHRRVHSGERPYKCSECGKSFSQSSALLQHRRVHTGERPYECSECGKFFTYSSSLLKHQRVHTGSRPYECSECGKSFTQNSSLIKHRRIHTGERPYECSECGKSFSHSSSLIKHRRVHTC; the protein is encoded by the exons ATGTTCTCTGGATTGTGGTTTCTTGAGAGCTTTTGCTGCCTTGTCCCCAGTTTGGGATCTGGAAGCCTTGGAGAAACCCCACGGCCAGGGTTATATGAAGGGACTTTTGTTTCTGACAGCCATCATAAACAG GTCAGTGTGACCTTTGAGGATGTGGCTGTGTACTTCTCCTGGGAGGAATGGGGTCTCCTTGATGATGCTCAGAGATGCCTGTACCACAGCGTGATGCTGGAGAACTTGTCACTTGTAATCTCCTTGG GTTGTTGGCATGGAGTAGAGGATGAAGAGGCACCTTCTGAACAGAACATTTCTATACATGGACTGTCACAGGTCAGGATTCCCAAAGCAGGCATGTTCTCCCAGAAGGCCCATTTTTGTGAGCTATGTGACCTGGACTTGGGAGACATTTTGCACTTGACTGAGCATCAGAAGCAGAAACTGTATGATATTGGGGCATGGGAGAAACACTTGTATTTCAGTGTAAAACACCAGCACCGCAAGCAGCACATTGGAGAGAAATACCTCAAAAGCAAGATGGGCAAAGCTTCATTTATGAACAACTGCAGATTTTTTGTGTTGGAGAAGTCACTTTCCTGTGGGGAGTCCACACAGACCAGGGATAAGTCAAACAGGAGAACTGAGTGTGGAGCAGCCTTTCACAGGGGGAAAACTCGTTACAGCCCTGGAGAATGCACTGAAGACTTCAGTTGCAGACATATACTTTCTCAGCACCAGAGAGTCCCCACTAGAGAAAAATGCTACACGTGtagtgaatgtgggaaatcttttAGCAAAAGCTACAGCCTCAATGACCACTGGAGAGTTCATACAGGAGAAAAGCCTTATGAGTGTGGGGAATGTGGGAAATCCTTTAGACAGAGCTCTAGCCTCATTCAGCATCGGAGAGTTCACACTGGAGCAAGACCTCACGAGTGTGATGAATGTGGAAAATTATTTAGCAACAAATCCAACCTTATTAAACatcggagaattcatactggagaaagGCCGTATGAGTGtagtgaatgtgggaaatcctTTAGCGAAAGCTCTGCACTCCTTCAACACCGGAGtgttcacactggagaaaggccttatgagtgcagtgaatgtggaaaattctttacctaCCATTCCAGTCTCATAAAACACCAGAGAGTTCACTCTGGATCAAGGCCCTATGAGTGCAATGAATGTGGAAAATCCTTTACCCAAAACTCTAGCCTCATTGAACACCGTAGAGTTCATAGTGGAGAAAGGCCTTACAAGTGCAGCGAATGTGGGAAATCTTTTAGCCAAAGCTCTGCACTTCTGCAGCATCGGagagttcacactggagaaaggccttatgagtgcagtgaatgtgggaaattcTTTACTTACAGCTCCAGTCTCTTAAAACACCAGAGAGTTCACACGGGATCAAGGCCTTATGAGTGTAGCGAATGTGGGAAATCTTTTACTCAAAACTCCAGCCTCATTAAACAcaggagaattcatactggagaaaggccttatgagtgtagtgaatgtgggaaatcttttAGCCATAGCTCTAGCCTTATTAAACACCGAAGAGTTCACACTTGTTAA